One window of Halonatronomonas betaini genomic DNA carries:
- a CDS encoding phosphatase PAP2 family protein produces the protein MLFELDRILFQWLFNISLEYQLIGELMVIITDWSSIIFALIYITGIGVLIYNKSKKIVPFLLAPITSLITVQIIRILYYRPRPFITLNIENLIYHSASGSMPSRHAISAFVIAISILFYVNKDLGKYTLFLAAITGLSRIMVGVHYPLDIIIGALLALLISLIFKKISIYLNLA, from the coding sequence ATGTTATTTGAGTTAGACAGAATTTTATTTCAATGGTTATTTAATATATCATTAGAATACCAATTAATTGGAGAGTTGATGGTTATAATTACAGATTGGTCTTCAATAATCTTTGCTTTAATTTACATAACTGGTATCGGGGTACTTATATATAATAAAAGCAAAAAAATTGTTCCATTTTTATTAGCGCCTATTACATCATTAATAACAGTGCAAATAATTAGAATACTATATTATAGACCAAGGCCATTTATTACTTTGAATATAGAAAACTTGATTTACCATTCAGCCAGTGGCTCAATGCCCAGTAGACATGCCATCAGTGCTTTTGTAATAGCTATATCTATATTATTTTACGTAAATAAAGATTTAGGCAAATACACACTTTTTTTAGCAGCAATCACCGGTTTATCAAGGATTATGGTTGGAGTTCATTATCCGCTAGATATAATTATAGGAGCTTTATTGGCCTTATTAATTAGCCTTATATTTAAAAAGATATCTATATATCTAAATTTAGCTTAA
- a CDS encoding GNAT family N-acetyltransferase, with product MEIKYLVDAKEHLPEISIWLYNQWGVYYEDSSPFQWYQDLKSRLNKKEVPTCFVALIDDKPVGTASLIEDDMKTRPELRPWLADVYVLPEEREQGIATQLVSRVNQEVKDIGLDKYYLFTRHATGLYLKLGWEIIENTTYRNKKVDIMVYHLN from the coding sequence TTGGAGATAAAATATTTAGTTGATGCAAAGGAACATTTACCTGAAATTAGTATCTGGTTATATAATCAATGGGGAGTCTATTATGAAGATTCCAGTCCTTTTCAATGGTACCAGGATTTAAAAAGCCGCTTAAATAAAAAAGAAGTTCCAACCTGTTTTGTTGCTCTAATTGATGATAAACCTGTTGGAACTGCATCATTAATCGAAGATGATATGAAAACCAGGCCAGAATTAAGGCCCTGGCTGGCAGATGTTTATGTATTGCCTGAAGAAAGGGAGCAGGGAATAGCAACACAGTTAGTATCTCGAGTAAACCAGGAAGTTAAAGATATTGGTCTGGACAAATATTACCTCTTTACCAGACATGCAACTGGATTATATTTAAAACTGGGCTGGGAGATAATCGAGAATACTACCTATAGAAATAAAAAAGTTGATATTATGGTTTATCATTTAAATTAA
- a CDS encoding diguanylate cyclase domain-containing protein: MDYQDITEIYQEIQKSLKKDPECQNLIYNYQINPDYRELSRDFIQELDFKKEVNLICDKSKLKQELKTEINRQLRYNGNVSLIILHFDLLKSLKEKSNYRYWDTMFLRLSEIISRKIRKVDILARWSRDILIIINPNTRLNSAINLGKRISREIDKQKFDGIGNFNFKFGVTALRPQENCIDLLDRVEPAIDLLREKGEINLYIFS, translated from the coding sequence TTGGATTATCAAGATATCACTGAAATCTATCAGGAAATTCAGAAATCACTTAAAAAAGACCCGGAATGCCAGAATTTAATTTATAATTACCAGATCAACCCGGATTATAGAGAACTCTCAAGGGATTTTATTCAGGAATTAGATTTTAAAAAAGAAGTCAATTTAATTTGCGATAAGAGTAAATTGAAACAGGAACTGAAAACTGAAATTAATCGGCAACTTAGATATAATGGTAATGTTTCATTAATTATCCTGCATTTTGACTTATTAAAAAGTTTAAAAGAAAAATCTAATTACAGATACTGGGATACAATGTTTTTAAGACTCTCTGAGATAATCTCCAGAAAAATTCGAAAGGTAGATATTTTAGCCAGATGGAGTCGGGATATTCTAATAATTATTAACCCCAATACCAGATTGAATTCAGCTATTAATTTAGGGAAAAGAATTAGCAGGGAAATTGATAAACAGAAGTTTGATGGTATAGGTAATTTTAATTTCAAATTTGGTGTTACAGCTTTACGGCCCCAGGAGAACTGCATAGATTTATTAGACAGAGTAGAGCCTGCAATTGATCTTTTAAGAGAAAAGGGAGAGATTAATCTCTATATTTTCAGTTGA
- a CDS encoding WD40 repeat domain-containing protein, with translation MPKSVQFSVFTKSFVIVFSFLFLVMITSGLTVSAQNLDWQLNLEDFDAQSIVVDAEGNIYIGTTDNSVKKLDSDGNPIWVFDGHRGVVNSITLDNNGNIYSGSSDNTLRKINSDGQEVWQYDRHWSNVTSVAVDNSGYIYTGSRDGLVRKFNPEGTRLWTFDGHTGPVHAVAVDSEGNVFSGSTDNTLRKIDADGNQVWYYDRHWDAVTAIAVDAEDNIISGSRDSEVRKFNQDGRRLWTFKGHTGTVQSLATDSQNNIYTANTDTKIFKLDPEGSEIWRFEDLRDGIFSISLDNQNNIFIADNNMRIKMLSQ, from the coding sequence ATGCCAAAATCAGTTCAGTTCTCTGTGTTCACAAAAAGTTTTGTTATTGTTTTCTCTTTCCTCTTTTTGGTGATGATCACTTCTGGTTTAACAGTTTCTGCTCAGAACCTGGATTGGCAGCTCAATCTAGAAGATTTCGATGCCCAGTCAATAGTTGTAGATGCTGAGGGCAATATTTATATCGGTACTACAGATAATTCTGTTAAAAAATTGGACTCTGATGGCAATCCGATCTGGGTATTTGATGGCCATAGAGGTGTAGTAAATTCAATTACCCTTGACAATAACGGAAATATTTATAGTGGCAGTTCTGACAATACTTTGCGAAAAATTAATTCTGACGGCCAGGAAGTCTGGCAGTATGATCGCCACTGGTCTAATGTAACATCTGTTGCTGTTGATAATTCTGGCTACATCTATACCGGCAGCAGGGATGGTCTTGTCAGGAAGTTTAACCCTGAGGGTACCAGGCTGTGGACATTTGATGGCCATACCGGACCTGTCCATGCTGTTGCTGTAGACTCAGAGGGAAATGTATTTAGTGGCAGCACAGATAATACTTTGAGAAAGATAGATGCAGACGGCAACCAGGTCTGGTATTATGATCGTCACTGGGATGCTGTTACAGCTATTGCAGTTGATGCTGAGGATAATATTATTTCTGGAAGCAGGGATAGTGAGGTTAGAAAATTCAATCAGGATGGCAGAAGATTATGGACATTTAAAGGCCATACTGGGACAGTCCAGTCTCTAGCCACAGACTCCCAGAATAATATCTATACTGCTAATACTGATACAAAGATATTCAAACTGGATCCAGAAGGGTCAGAAATATGGAGATTTGAAGATTTAAGAGACGGAATTTTCTCGATTAGTCTAGATAATCAAAATAATATCTTTATTGCTGACAATAATATGAGAATTAAAATGTTATCTCAATAA
- a CDS encoding KamA family radical SAM protein yields the protein MEKNLDENRQAALKRASQLKDTIDDYLQVKSKIKTGIKMKNEIENNKKLIMSKLKATEDNWNDWKWQLDNRITDINDLKELINISDETLEEIKLAEDKYRWAISPYFLSLIEPGDPDCVIKKQALPSSLELQNNGGKLDPMKEELTNPAGTITRRYPDRLIIKLTNICGMFCRHCQRRREIGETDQHHNQKEINKSIEYIKNNKEIRDVLLTGGDPLTLTNEQLEKTLKKLRAIDHVEIIRIGSRMPVSVPQRITDELCDMLEKYHPLYINIQVNHPKELTAEVYQATKRISKAGIPIGNQAVLLKGINDNPHVMKKLNQELLKARVKPYYIFHAKNVKGTKHFQTSVSTGIEIMEKLRGYTSGMAIPTYIINAPEGLGKTPINPIYNISQGKGYIKIRTWEGKVINYPDIL from the coding sequence ATGGAAAAAAACTTAGATGAAAATAGGCAAGCTGCCTTAAAAAGAGCCAGTCAGCTTAAAGATACTATAGATGATTATTTACAGGTAAAATCTAAAATTAAAACCGGTATAAAAATGAAAAATGAGATAGAAAATAATAAAAAATTAATTATGTCTAAGTTGAAAGCTACTGAAGATAACTGGAATGATTGGAAATGGCAACTGGATAATAGAATTACCGATATTAATGATTTAAAAGAGCTGATCAATATCTCAGATGAAACTCTTGAGGAAATAAAACTTGCTGAAGACAAGTATCGCTGGGCAATTTCTCCTTATTTTTTAAGCCTGATCGAACCTGGTGATCCAGATTGTGTAATTAAAAAACAGGCCCTCCCCTCTTCATTAGAATTACAGAATAATGGTGGAAAATTAGACCCGATGAAAGAGGAATTAACAAATCCTGCTGGGACAATAACTAGAAGGTATCCTGATCGTCTTATTATCAAATTAACCAATATCTGCGGAATGTTTTGCAGGCACTGTCAAAGACGAAGGGAGATTGGCGAAACTGATCAGCATCACAATCAAAAAGAGATTAATAAAAGTATCGAATATATTAAAAATAATAAAGAAATTAGAGATGTTTTATTAACTGGTGGAGACCCTTTAACTTTAACTAATGAGCAACTTGAAAAAACACTTAAAAAACTAAGAGCTATTGATCATGTTGAAATCATAAGAATCGGCAGTAGAATGCCTGTATCAGTTCCTCAGAGAATTACTGATGAACTCTGTGATATGCTAGAAAAATATCACCCATTATATATTAATATCCAGGTTAATCATCCTAAAGAACTGACTGCTGAAGTTTACCAGGCAACCAAAAGAATTAGTAAAGCCGGGATACCGATTGGCAATCAGGCTGTATTATTAAAGGGGATTAATGACAACCCCCATGTTATGAAAAAGCTTAACCAGGAACTATTAAAGGCAAGAGTTAAACCCTATTATATTTTTCATGCTAAAAATGTTAAAGGCACTAAACATTTTCAGACTTCTGTAAGTACAGGTATTGAAATAATGGAAAAGCTTAGAGGTTATACCTCTGGTATGGCTATACCGACATATATCATTAATGCACCTGAAGGCCTTGGTAAAACCCCAATTAACCCTATTTATAATATATCTCAGGGCAAAGGTTATATTAAGATAAGAACCTGGGAAGGTAAAGTTATAAATTATCCAGATATATTATAA
- a CDS encoding DnaJ domain-containing protein, producing MGCSLTLTGAIIGFLFFNIPGAILGALIGYLFEGNSGGSSRRFSYNSRNLQQQEFYKNLFGLLAVFAQGDGVVTREEIDIVDHFVRYELNLSEQDRKMAIKFFDQAKRNGYDLKYYAEKIAKLVRYNPNILNSIMNLLFRLSDANDGPSKKQEEFLDELQFIFRLSHEKNYQDSRSYRNNRTGSRRMSSRNRLKEAYKTLDLEPGADKSQVKKKYRELAKKYHPDKIIAKDLPDEFVQMAKEKFTEIQAAYEEIMKSKRS from the coding sequence TTGGGTTGTAGTCTTACCCTGACAGGGGCAATAATAGGTTTTTTATTTTTTAATATTCCAGGAGCAATACTTGGTGCCTTAATAGGTTATTTATTTGAAGGCAATTCAGGTGGTTCAAGTAGAAGATTTTCATATAATAGCCGTAATCTTCAACAACAGGAATTTTACAAAAATCTTTTTGGATTGCTAGCAGTATTTGCTCAGGGGGATGGTGTTGTTACAAGAGAAGAAATAGATATTGTTGATCATTTTGTTAGATATGAATTGAATTTAAGTGAGCAGGATAGAAAGATGGCCATTAAATTTTTTGATCAGGCTAAAAGAAATGGTTATGATTTAAAATATTATGCAGAAAAGATTGCAAAGTTAGTTAGATATAATCCAAATATTTTAAATTCTATTATGAATTTATTGTTCCGTTTAAGTGATGCCAATGATGGCCCCAGTAAAAAGCAGGAAGAATTTTTAGATGAGTTACAATTTATATTCAGACTCAGTCATGAAAAAAATTATCAGGACAGTAGAAGTTATAGAAATAATAGAACCGGCTCCAGAAGGATGTCCAGCAGGAACCGGCTAAAAGAAGCTTATAAAACTTTAGACCTTGAACCTGGTGCTGATAAAAGCCAGGTCAAAAAGAAGTATCGGGAGTTAGCTAAAAAATATCATCCAGATAAGATAATAGCTAAAGACTTACCAGATGAATTTGTGCAAATGGCCAAAGAAAAATTCACTGAGATACAGGCTGCTTATGAAGAAATCATGAAAAGTAAAAGAAGTTAA
- a CDS encoding gamma carbonic anhydrase family protein, protein MNYSYNQLEPEIDESAYIAPGVRLIGNIKIGADCNIWPNVVGRGDMDKIIIGSGTNIQDNSTLHVDFDQPLIVGENVTVGHSAILHGCEIEDECLIGMGATILNDAKIGSGSIIGANALIPEGKEIPPNSLVVGLPGKIIRETTEEERKKIKESAKTYINLGREHKKSQKNS, encoded by the coding sequence ATGAATTACTCTTATAATCAACTAGAACCAGAAATTGACGAATCTGCCTATATTGCTCCAGGAGTCAGATTAATCGGTAACATAAAAATTGGAGCAGATTGTAATATCTGGCCAAATGTTGTAGGTCGTGGAGATATGGATAAAATCATTATTGGAAGTGGTACTAATATCCAGGATAATTCTACTCTCCATGTTGATTTTGACCAGCCTTTAATAGTTGGTGAAAATGTAACAGTTGGCCATTCCGCTATCCTGCATGGTTGCGAAATTGAAGACGAATGCCTGATTGGTATGGGAGCAACTATTTTAAATGATGCAAAGATTGGCTCTGGCAGCATCATTGGTGCAAATGCCTTAATCCCTGAAGGCAAAGAAATCCCGCCAAATAGTCTTGTTGTTGGGCTCCCAGGAAAAATTATTAGAGAGACTACTGAAGAAGAAAGGAAAAAAATAAAAGAATCTGCTAAAACCTATATTAATTTAGGTAGAGAGCATAAAAAGTCTCAAAAAAATAGTTAA
- the nadD gene encoding nicotinate-nucleotide adenylyltransferase: MIEKNKNCVIYGGTFDPPHLGHLFLAEAARREQSAEQVIFLPAGDPPHKKNKKITDARDRLNMVRLAVKDNPYFNVSDFEIKQTGLSYTAKTLRYFKSEGFNVSFIIGADSLDEIFSWKDPEYILANSRLLVLPRKNYNIDKILTKDKYKKYIDNINKLAVGRIDFSSSQIRERIKSNKRIKYMTPFEVEEYIVRKRLYLKSETVDQTKFAQIDNYLKNNMSDDRYQHTLRVIETASNIAGNKDYLEKVKIAALCHDLCKGYPESKLQRLVKNSNWPLKSFEYKEASLLHGPASAYLTEKKFDITDNQILEAIRYHTIGHPDLGLIGKIIFLADKIEPGRDYPGRGEIYKLALDDIEQAILKLTNHNLEYLMNRNIEIHPNLILLRNSILGGRNNNE, from the coding sequence TTGATTGAAAAAAATAAGAATTGTGTAATTTATGGTGGAACATTTGATCCTCCTCACCTGGGCCATCTTTTTTTAGCAGAGGCTGCCAGGAGGGAGCAGAGTGCTGAGCAGGTTATCTTTTTACCAGCCGGTGATCCTCCCCATAAAAAAAATAAAAAAATAACTGATGCTAGAGATAGATTAAATATGGTCAGGCTTGCAGTCAAAGATAATCCATATTTTAATGTGTCTGATTTTGAGATTAAACAGACAGGTCTGTCATATACAGCAAAGACTTTAAGGTATTTTAAAAGTGAAGGTTTTAATGTATCTTTTATTATTGGTGCTGATTCACTGGATGAAATATTTAGCTGGAAGGATCCAGAATATATTTTAGCAAATAGCAGGTTACTTGTTCTTCCAAGGAAAAATTATAATATAGATAAAATTTTAACTAAAGATAAATACAAAAAATATATAGATAATATTAATAAATTAGCTGTTGGCAGAATAGATTTTTCATCAAGTCAGATTAGAGAACGAATAAAATCAAACAAAAGGATTAAATATATGACACCTTTTGAGGTCGAGGAATATATTGTTCGAAAGAGATTATATTTAAAATCAGAAACAGTTGATCAGACTAAATTTGCACAGATTGATAATTATTTAAAAAATAATATGTCTGATGATAGATATCAACATACCTTAAGAGTCATTGAAACGGCTTCAAATATAGCTGGTAATAAAGACTATTTAGAGAAAGTAAAAATTGCAGCTCTCTGTCACGACCTCTGTAAGGGATACCCGGAATCTAAATTGCAGAGATTAGTAAAAAACTCTAATTGGCCTTTAAAGTCTTTTGAATATAAAGAAGCTTCATTATTGCATGGACCTGCCTCTGCTTATTTAACAGAAAAAAAATTTGATATCACCGATAACCAGATTTTAGAAGCAATTAGATATCATACTATCGGTCATCCGGACCTGGGTTTAATTGGCAAAATTATTTTTTTGGCAGATAAAATCGAACCTGGGCGAGATTATCCTGGAAGAGGAGAAATCTATAAGCTTGCTTTAGATGATATTGAACAGGCCATTTTAAAGCTTACTAATCATAATCTGGAATATTTGATGAATAGAAATATTGAAATTCATCCAAATTTGATTTTATTAAGAAATAGTATTTTGGGAGGTAGAAATAATAATGAATAA
- a CDS encoding LCP family protein: MNKKIPLKGKLFVIAIIIIIFFGGIASQYLTTNFSAQENNPFPDSKINVLITGHDDDHYGVSRTDTIILASIDIETRQAGLVFIPRDTRVSIPGRGINRINSAYAFGGIDLTIETIEDFLDINIDYYADLDFDGFIKIIDAIGGVDINVERDLDYVDRAGDLNISIPAGQQTLDGENALDYVRYRESSRGDIGRVERQQKFVNAVISQALSPSTIARLPSIYQEINRAVDTNIPLIDISSFLFLAKDIDLNNLETAMVPGSPEYIGGASYWVPDQEETEALVHKLIHSKEYIANNQTDLVISNGNGTAGVAGNLANELERFGFNIKRITNADHFNYEETEIRYYSDEKRPAVNNLLNYIGGEAIFIDNEEEDSEINKSKIEIIIGHDFLERDQEEEGV, from the coding sequence ATGAATAAAAAAATTCCTCTCAAAGGGAAATTATTTGTTATAGCGATTATTATTATAATATTTTTTGGCGGGATTGCCAGCCAATATCTGACTACTAACTTTTCTGCTCAGGAAAATAACCCATTTCCTGATTCTAAAATAAATGTATTAATAACAGGCCATGATGATGACCACTATGGGGTTAGCAGAACTGATACAATCATTCTTGCAAGTATTGATATTGAGACCCGGCAGGCTGGCCTTGTATTTATCCCGAGGGATACACGGGTAAGTATACCTGGTAGAGGCATTAACCGAATAAATTCAGCTTATGCCTTTGGTGGAATAGATTTAACCATTGAAACAATAGAAGATTTTTTAGATATAAATATTGATTATTATGCTGATTTAGATTTCGATGGTTTTATTAAAATCATAGATGCTATTGGTGGTGTTGATATTAATGTTGAGAGAGACTTAGATTATGTTGATAGAGCCGGTGACCTTAATATAAGTATTCCTGCAGGTCAGCAGACCCTGGATGGTGAGAATGCTCTTGATTATGTTAGATATAGAGAATCTTCTCGAGGAGATATTGGCAGGGTTGAAAGGCAGCAGAAATTTGTCAATGCTGTAATTAGCCAGGCTTTAAGCCCTTCAACAATAGCCAGATTGCCATCTATCTACCAGGAAATTAATAGGGCAGTCGATACCAATATTCCATTAATTGATATATCATCATTTTTATTTCTGGCCAAAGATATTGATTTAAACAATCTGGAAACTGCCATGGTTCCAGGTAGTCCTGAATATATTGGAGGAGCAAGTTACTGGGTTCCAGATCAAGAAGAAACAGAGGCTTTAGTGCATAAGCTAATCCATAGCAAAGAATATATTGCTAACAATCAGACTGATTTAGTTATAAGTAATGGCAATGGAACAGCAGGAGTTGCTGGAAATCTGGCAAATGAGTTAGAAAGGTTTGGCTTTAATATCAAGAGAATAACCAATGCTGATCACTTTAATTATGAAGAGACAGAAATAAGGTATTACTCTGATGAGAAAAGGCCTGCTGTTAATAATTTATTAAATTATATAGGTGGCGAAGCCATCTTTATTGATAATGAAGAGGAAGATTCAGAGATAAATAAAAGCAAGATTGAAATAATTATAGGACATGACTTTTTAGAAAGAGACCAGGAAGAGGAAGGGGTATGA
- the rsfS gene encoding ribosome silencing factor, whose product MESLSSKEKALRISEIADDKKGQNISVLEVNELTPMADYFVIVSGQNENQVQAIAREIEDSLAEDGIEPHKIAGRDQGRWILLDYQDIIVHIFHHQEREYYDLERLWADAKKLLEDA is encoded by the coding sequence ATGGAAAGTTTAAGTAGTAAGGAAAAAGCTTTAAGAATTTCAGAAATAGCAGATGATAAAAAGGGGCAGAATATTTCAGTTTTAGAAGTTAATGAACTTACACCAATGGCTGATTATTTTGTAATAGTTAGTGGTCAGAATGAAAATCAGGTTCAGGCTATTGCCAGAGAGATAGAAGATAGTTTAGCTGAAGATGGTATAGAACCTCATAAAATTGCCGGCAGGGATCAGGGACGCTGGATTCTTTTAGATTACCAGGATATTATTGTTCATATCTTTCATCACCAGGAAAGAGAGTATTATGATCTTGAGAGATTATGGGCAGATGCTAAAAAATTATTAGAAGATGCATAA
- the leuS gene encoding leucine--tRNA ligase — MAEQYDFQSFDKKWQEKWENAELDKVDIKEGPEHYVLEMFPYPSGKLHMGHVRVYSIGDVIARYKRMQGYNVMHPMGWDAFGLPAENAAIEHGNIHPKDWTWDNITEMKRQMKSLGLSYDWDREVTTASEDYYRWTQWFFIQMFKNDLAYRKKAAVNWCPSCETVLANEQVVDDACERCETDVEKKKLAQWFLRITDYADRLLDDHRFLDKWPDRVKAMQKNWIGRSEGTLINFPVPATDDQIEVFTTRPDTIYGATYMVLAPEHPLVDKFLEVSGKEAELNEFIERVSQQEEEERTSPDSEKIGIDTGVKAVNPLSGEEIPIFIANYVLMDYGTGAIMAVPAHDQRDFDFAKKYDINIREVIRPEDQAGETPGGLEEAFVEPGVLVNSGKFDGLNSDEAFDKIAAYLEEAGIGQRNVNYRLKDWLISRQRYWGAPIPMVYCDECGIVPVSEDDLPVKLPYEIELGKGGESPLKKSDEFVNTTCPECGSNARRETDTMDTFVDSSWYFMRYLDASNEEIPFEKENADNWTPVDTYVGGVEHAILHLLYARFFTKVMKDLNLTETIEPFDHYLAQGMVLKDGSKMSKSKGNVVDPLNILSNYGADATRLFILFAAPPEKDLEWSDKGIEGQARFVNRVWRAVIDNLDLLKDASVEINPDSFEDQDKKLYRKLHETIKRVTIDLGERFNFNTAISAIMELTNEIYSYLNNDQINPNLFRNVVENLLLMLAPFTPHFTEEIWAELGNDFSIHQQEWPEYEESALEKDEVEIVIQINGKVREHMKVEAGLDKGTLENKALKEEKVQEYVGEKEVKKVIVIPDKLVNIVV; from the coding sequence ATGGCAGAACAATATGATTTTCAAAGCTTTGATAAGAAATGGCAGGAAAAATGGGAGAATGCTGAATTGGACAAAGTAGATATCAAGGAGGGACCTGAACATTATGTGCTAGAAATGTTCCCTTATCCATCCGGGAAATTACATATGGGCCATGTTAGAGTCTATTCAATTGGCGATGTAATTGCCCGATATAAAAGGATGCAGGGTTATAATGTTATGCATCCAATGGGCTGGGATGCTTTTGGTCTCCCAGCAGAAAATGCAGCAATTGAACATGGAAATATTCATCCTAAAGACTGGACCTGGGATAATATAACTGAAATGAAAAGGCAGATGAAAAGTCTAGGTTTAAGTTATGATTGGGATAGAGAAGTTACAACAGCCAGTGAGGATTATTATCGCTGGACTCAATGGTTCTTTATTCAAATGTTTAAGAACGATTTAGCTTACAGGAAAAAAGCAGCAGTTAACTGGTGCCCGAGTTGCGAAACTGTACTTGCAAATGAGCAGGTTGTTGATGATGCCTGTGAACGTTGCGAAACAGACGTAGAGAAAAAGAAATTGGCCCAGTGGTTTTTAAGAATCACTGATTATGCTGATAGATTGCTTGATGACCATAGGTTTTTGGATAAATGGCCAGATAGAGTTAAAGCAATGCAGAAAAACTGGATTGGTAGAAGTGAAGGTACATTGATAAATTTCCCGGTACCGGCTACAGATGATCAGATTGAAGTCTTTACAACCAGGCCAGATACCATTTATGGTGCAACATATATGGTATTAGCACCGGAACATCCACTTGTTGATAAATTCCTTGAAGTTTCTGGAAAAGAAGCTGAATTAAATGAATTTATTGAGAGAGTTAGCCAGCAGGAAGAGGAAGAGAGGACCTCTCCAGATTCAGAGAAAATAGGAATAGATACAGGGGTTAAGGCTGTTAATCCTCTATCTGGAGAAGAAATCCCTATTTTTATTGCTAATTATGTTTTGATGGATTATGGTACAGGTGCTATAATGGCAGTTCCTGCTCATGATCAGAGGGACTTTGATTTTGCAAAGAAATATGATATTAATATCCGTGAGGTTATTAGACCAGAAGATCAGGCCGGTGAAACACCTGGTGGACTGGAAGAAGCATTTGTTGAACCAGGAGTGCTTGTTAATTCTGGTAAATTTGATGGCTTGAATTCTGATGAAGCATTTGATAAAATAGCTGCATATTTAGAAGAAGCTGGAATTGGGCAGAGGAATGTTAATTATAGGCTAAAGGACTGGCTTATCTCCAGACAGCGTTACTGGGGGGCACCAATTCCTATGGTTTATTGTGATGAATGTGGGATTGTGCCAGTATCAGAAGATGATTTACCTGTTAAATTACCCTATGAGATAGAATTAGGAAAAGGTGGAGAATCACCACTTAAGAAATCTGATGAATTTGTTAATACAACCTGTCCTGAATGTGGCAGTAATGCCAGGCGTGAGACAGATACAATGGATACATTTGTGGATTCATCCTGGTATTTCATGAGGTATTTAGATGCCAGCAATGAAGAGATTCCCTTTGAAAAAGAGAATGCTGATAATTGGACACCTGTAGATACCTATGTCGGTGGCGTTGAACATGCTATTTTACATCTTTTATATGCCCGTTTCTTTACAAAGGTTATGAAGGATTTGAATCTAACTGAAACTATTGAGCCCTTTGATCATTATTTAGCACAGGGAATGGTTTTAAAAGATGGCAGCAAGATGTCAAAAAGCAAAGGGAATGTTGTAGATCCACTAAATATCCTATCTAATTATGGGGCAGATGCAACCAGACTCTTTATTCTATTTGCAGCTCCTCCGGAAAAAGATCTTGAATGGAGCGATAAAGGCATAGAAGGTCAGGCCAGATTTGTTAATAGGGTTTGGAGAGCAGTTATTGATAATCTGGATCTATTAAAAGATGCTTCAGTTGAAATTAATCCAGATTCATTTGAAGATCAGGATAAGAAATTATATCGAAAGCTCCATGAGACCATAAAAAGAGTTACAATTGATCTTGGAGAAAGATTTAATTTTAATACAGCAATTAGTGCTATCATGGAATTAACCAATGAAATATACTCTTATTTAAATAATGATCAGATTAATCCTAACCTGTTTAGAAATGTCGTTGAAAATCTCTTATTAATGCTAGCTCCATTTACACCCCATTTTACCGAAGAAATCTGGGCTGAACTTGGAAATGATTTTAGTATTCATCAGCAGGAATGGCCAGAATATGAAGAATCAGCTCTGGAAAAAGATGAAGTTGAGATTGTTATTCAGATAAATGGTAAAGTCAGGGAGCATATGAAAGTTGAAGCAGGGCTTGATAAAGGCACCCTTGAAAATAAGGCTTTGAAAGAAGAAAAAGTTCAGGAATATGTCGGTGAAAAAGAAGTTAAAAAGGTAATTGTTATACCAGATAAGCTGGTAAATATAGTTGTTTAA